In the Telopea speciosissima isolate NSW1024214 ecotype Mountain lineage chromosome 2, Tspe_v1, whole genome shotgun sequence genome, one interval contains:
- the LOC122650951 gene encoding uncharacterized protein LOC122650951: MKTQADKGRTDREFSVGDWVLVKLKPYRQQSLAHRAHQKLGRRYFGPFMVLARIGKVAYKLDLPSTARLHPVFHVSLLKGFMGSPPTQPATVPALFTQPDAQPVPKAILNFRTLVSHGRSVRQALVQWEDLPLEDTSWEDISLLHRLFPQLNLEDKVRVGEHSNDTDHTRALDDTSTANVTSGPDPMRSPPRIPTRRSVRQPQRPAALRDYV; encoded by the coding sequence ATGAAAACACAGGCTGATAAGGGGCGTACTGACCGTGAATTCTCTGTgggtgattgggtattggtcaAACTCAAACCATATCGCCAGCAATCTCTTGCTCACAGAGCTCATCAGAAGCTTGGGCGTCGATATTTTGGGCCTTTCATGGTTCTGGCCCGGATTGGTAAGGTAGCATATAAGTTGGATCTGCCATCCACAGCTCGTCTGCACCCGGTCTTCCATGTATCGCTTCTTAAGGGCTTCATGGGATCTCCTCCGACTCAGCCAGCGACCGTCCCAGCCCTATTCACTCAACCAGATGCTCAACCCGTTCCTAAAGCCATCTTGAATTTTCGTACGTTGGTAAGTCATGGCCGGTCAGTTCGTCAGGCACTTGTGCAGTGGGAAGACTTGCCTCTAGAAGATACCTCTTGGGAGGATATCTCTCTCCTTCACAGGTTGTTTCCCCAattgaaccttgaggacaaggttcgtGTCGGAGAGCATAGCAATGATACAGATCACACCCGGGCCCTCGATGACACCTCGACAGCCAACGTGACTTCAGGCCCAGATCCCATGCGTTCTCCACCGAGAATTCCTACTCGTCGTTCAGTTAGACAACCTCAACGCCCTGCAGCTTTACGTGATTACGTGTAA
- the LOC122651260 gene encoding protein WVD2-like 6 isoform X1, giving the protein MVCVGENETFKIAFFFLKSSAFRSPHAMDGDNTIAVFNGKLSSGEEGSVSEKVNGTKMVRPDQSSEVVAQFRESVNLNSSTREARDEPIIHEQSNGLAISKDLREKDHDQTNQDKPKGQGKSKSEKPSSPKFVVASLVQKNKDGKHFEVASTVQNGSLTTSNTKQSFALATNRRSLNERQVAEGNASVDSRKLTKSPSGQNSAETSTESGKSVLAFSGANISHAEGLKEQGKHLKPLKQGPPSKVEGNTSPASLSPTAGGPKPRIVGALPSYSFSFKCEERAEKRKEFYSKLEEKIHAEEIERNTLQAKSKEAQEAEIKMLRKNLTFKATPMPSFYQDPGPPKVDLKKIPPTRAKSPKLGRHKNSSTAETEGNNSRSYRSGRLSLGEKVSQNGLMKGSSPSQTKKPLRKSLPKLPSESSTLANATDDATSATEHEDHHLEKEADSTTAGPSQADSDTEGGPGAQEHGEPSSEQVTTSEPLETEHSTEQK; this is encoded by the exons ATGGTCTGTGTAGGTGAGAATGAAACGTTCAAGAtcgcatttttctttttaaaatcttCTGCATTTCGATCTCCG CATGCAATGGATGGTGATAATACTATAGCTGTTTTCAA TGGGAAACTTTCCTCTGGTGAGGAGGGTTCAGTGTCGGAGAAAGTTAATGGTACAAAGATGGTAAGACCAGATCAAAGTTCAGAAGTTGTGGCACAGTTCAGAGAGAGTGTGAATTTAAACTCATCTACACGGGAAGCTAGAGATGAGCCGATCATCCATGAACAAAGCAATGGGTTAGCCATATCTAAG GATTTGAGGGAGAAAGACCATGACCAGACAAACCAAGATAAACCAAAGGGTCAAGGGAAGAGCAAGAGTGAGAAGCCTTCAAGTCCCAAATTTGTAGTGGCAAGTTTGGTGCAGAAGAACAAAGATGGGAAACATTTTGAGGTGGCCTCAACTGTTCAGAATGGTTCACTTACGACTTCGAATACGAAGCAGTCTTTTGCCCTTGCAACCAACAGGAGGTCATTGAATGAGAGGCAAGTTGCTGAAGGTAATGCAAGTGTGGATTCCAGAAAGCTAACAAAATCACCATCTGGTCAAAATTCTGCTGAGACATCCACG GAATCTGGAAAATCTGTCTTGGCATTCTCTGGTGCAAATATCTCCCATGCTGAAGGCTTGAA GGAGCAAGGAAAACATCTGAAGCCTCTGAAACAAGGACCACCTAGTAAGGTTGAAGGGAACACAAGTCCTGCTTCTTT AAGCCCCACAGCAGGAGGTCCAAAACCCCGAATAGTTGGCGCTCTTCCTTCTTACAGCTTTAGTTTTAAATGTGAAGAACGagctgaaaaaagaaaagag ttctacTCAAAGCTTGAGGAAAAGATCCATGCAGAAGAGATTGAGAGAAACACATTGCAGGCGAAGTCAAAG GAGGCTCAAGAAGCGGAAATTAAGATGCTTAGGAAAAACTTGACCTTTAAAGCTACCCCAATGCCAAGTTTTTATCAGGATCCTGGACCTCCCAAGGTGGACTTGAAAAAG ATACCACCAACAAGAGCTAAATCTCCCAAGCTTGGCCGTCATAAGAACTCATCCACAGCAGAGACTGAAGGAAATAACAGCCGCAGTTATCGATCAGGCCGCCTGAGTCTGGGGGAGAAAGTCTCTCAAAATGGCCTCATGAAGGGATCATCACCGTCACAAACCAAGAAGCCACTTAGAAAGTCTCTTCCCAAACTGCCTTCTGAAAGTTCCACCTTGGCCAATGCAACAGATGATGCCACATCTGCTACTGAGCATGAAGATCACCATTTGGAAAAGGAGGCTGATTCAACAACGGCTGGGCCAAGCCAAGCTGATTCCGATACTGAGGGTGGACCTGGGGCGCAAGAGCATGGAGAGCCCTCATCAGAGCAGGTTACCACGAGTGAACCCCTTGAGACAGAGCATTCAACAGAGCAGAAGTGA
- the LOC122651260 gene encoding protein WVD2-like 6 isoform X2 produces MDGDNTIAVFNGKLSSGEEGSVSEKVNGTKMVRPDQSSEVVAQFRESVNLNSSTREARDEPIIHEQSNGLAISKDLREKDHDQTNQDKPKGQGKSKSEKPSSPKFVVASLVQKNKDGKHFEVASTVQNGSLTTSNTKQSFALATNRRSLNERQVAEGNASVDSRKLTKSPSGQNSAETSTESGKSVLAFSGANISHAEGLKEQGKHLKPLKQGPPSKVEGNTSPASLSPTAGGPKPRIVGALPSYSFSFKCEERAEKRKEFYSKLEEKIHAEEIERNTLQAKSKEAQEAEIKMLRKNLTFKATPMPSFYQDPGPPKVDLKKIPPTRAKSPKLGRHKNSSTAETEGNNSRSYRSGRLSLGEKVSQNGLMKGSSPSQTKKPLRKSLPKLPSESSTLANATDDATSATEHEDHHLEKEADSTTAGPSQADSDTEGGPGAQEHGEPSSEQVTTSEPLETEHSTEQK; encoded by the exons ATGGATGGTGATAATACTATAGCTGTTTTCAA TGGGAAACTTTCCTCTGGTGAGGAGGGTTCAGTGTCGGAGAAAGTTAATGGTACAAAGATGGTAAGACCAGATCAAAGTTCAGAAGTTGTGGCACAGTTCAGAGAGAGTGTGAATTTAAACTCATCTACACGGGAAGCTAGAGATGAGCCGATCATCCATGAACAAAGCAATGGGTTAGCCATATCTAAG GATTTGAGGGAGAAAGACCATGACCAGACAAACCAAGATAAACCAAAGGGTCAAGGGAAGAGCAAGAGTGAGAAGCCTTCAAGTCCCAAATTTGTAGTGGCAAGTTTGGTGCAGAAGAACAAAGATGGGAAACATTTTGAGGTGGCCTCAACTGTTCAGAATGGTTCACTTACGACTTCGAATACGAAGCAGTCTTTTGCCCTTGCAACCAACAGGAGGTCATTGAATGAGAGGCAAGTTGCTGAAGGTAATGCAAGTGTGGATTCCAGAAAGCTAACAAAATCACCATCTGGTCAAAATTCTGCTGAGACATCCACG GAATCTGGAAAATCTGTCTTGGCATTCTCTGGTGCAAATATCTCCCATGCTGAAGGCTTGAA GGAGCAAGGAAAACATCTGAAGCCTCTGAAACAAGGACCACCTAGTAAGGTTGAAGGGAACACAAGTCCTGCTTCTTT AAGCCCCACAGCAGGAGGTCCAAAACCCCGAATAGTTGGCGCTCTTCCTTCTTACAGCTTTAGTTTTAAATGTGAAGAACGagctgaaaaaagaaaagag ttctacTCAAAGCTTGAGGAAAAGATCCATGCAGAAGAGATTGAGAGAAACACATTGCAGGCGAAGTCAAAG GAGGCTCAAGAAGCGGAAATTAAGATGCTTAGGAAAAACTTGACCTTTAAAGCTACCCCAATGCCAAGTTTTTATCAGGATCCTGGACCTCCCAAGGTGGACTTGAAAAAG ATACCACCAACAAGAGCTAAATCTCCCAAGCTTGGCCGTCATAAGAACTCATCCACAGCAGAGACTGAAGGAAATAACAGCCGCAGTTATCGATCAGGCCGCCTGAGTCTGGGGGAGAAAGTCTCTCAAAATGGCCTCATGAAGGGATCATCACCGTCACAAACCAAGAAGCCACTTAGAAAGTCTCTTCCCAAACTGCCTTCTGAAAGTTCCACCTTGGCCAATGCAACAGATGATGCCACATCTGCTACTGAGCATGAAGATCACCATTTGGAAAAGGAGGCTGATTCAACAACGGCTGGGCCAAGCCAAGCTGATTCCGATACTGAGGGTGGACCTGGGGCGCAAGAGCATGGAGAGCCCTCATCAGAGCAGGTTACCACGAGTGAACCCCTTGAGACAGAGCATTCAACAGAGCAGAAGTGA